Below is a window of bacterium DNA.
TGTCCAGCGTCGAACCGCGCCGAGGCGAGTCTCTCCCGTCGCCGCGGAGCCGGCCGCGCCCTTCGAAGCCTCAGCGCGACGCGCGACGGCCCCGGCGACGGGGACGGAGCGCGCGCAGGTCGGAGTTGCGGTAGGCGGTGACGATCGTCCCGTCCGGGGCGCAGACGACGTGGATCCCTTCGAAACGAGCCAGATCGGCGCCGAAGCGGGCCGCCTTGGCGAC
It encodes the following:
- a CDS encoding DUF4258 domain-containing protein, with protein sequence MSAIALMTEHAWARLDGRRIPLAAVEAAFSWGRRVFARGAEIFVLGRKEVAKAARFGADLARFEGIHVVCAPDGTIVTAYRNSDLRALRPRRRGRRASR